The Arachis hypogaea cultivar Tifrunner chromosome 14, arahy.Tifrunner.gnm2.J5K5, whole genome shotgun sequence genome has a segment encoding these proteins:
- the LOC112740999 gene encoding putative pentatricopeptide repeat-containing protein At1g16830 isoform X1, producing the protein MCAWKHTRWALFVHNRKPHHQVMRVTRLLARVFLSRCYASSCHCLKWGGGNNTSSSSNIINEHKTKTKTKMESVMSRIDVVHSTVARCPSDLITLSFFIWTAQRQNYYNDFNYNYSHDIRALDYMVPVLQRLTNHYKTLQVILFQLETIGCVTKRATYILLLRILWHGKMHPMVLEAYNLMQVSGFEPNTFARNILMDVLFKIGQPNLALRVFHHTQAPNFFTFNYALCHLSKLNDITHTGYVFRLLLRMGYYPSIPMFEMLLNCFSRMSGLLQVYQVLGLMISLGFELSVNIWTILIHTYCKVGRLDVARNLLLKMAGSGCSPNVVTYTILFKAFMQSGMVTEAIDLLKIMLSTDQNPDLILCNVLIDCLSKVGRYQDAVEVFAGLSKQNLKPDSYTFTSLLSAICLSGKFYLLPKFNLLPKLVCGYVDTDLVLCNALLCSFVKAGLPSHAVELYNNMVDKGFTPDNYTFAGLLTGLCASRRIEEAVNVYRGLAMSYPDVDAHIHTVIIGGLVKVRKYNMAADVFRFAVLKKYPLDGVAFGVGIYALLRCGRIQEARAMYDQMKVNGLRPDGHTFNLMIYVFCREKNLQMMKVMLQEMIDFRVELSYRNLLNISKLPCGSETYFSTLNLLSKMRGLGLLSAKVLHSSILDAQTEGEEAKEKVYTKSESEQNVLSYSSSSEDLSDIAAVC; encoded by the coding sequence ATGTGTGCTTGGAAACACACGAGGTGGGCTTTGTTTGTTCACAACAGGAAGCCACACCACCAGGTCATGAGAGTGACAAGACTGCTAGCTCGTGTCTTCTTGTCTCGCTGCTACGCATCATCCTGTCATTGTTTGAAGTGGGGTGGTGGCAACAACACCAGCAGTAGTAGTAACATCATCAATGAAcacaaaactaaaacaaaaaccaAAATGGAATCGGTTATGAGTAGGATTGATGTTGTGCATTCCACAGTGGCCAGGTGCCCCTCTGACTTGATTACCCTTTCCTTTTTTATCTGGACTGCCCAGCGCCAGAATTACTataatgattttaattataattactcTCATGATATCCGTGCCCTTGATTACATGGTCCCAGTGCTTCAACGTCTCACCAACCATTACAAAACCCTCCAAGTTATTCTTTTTCAGTTGGAGACTATAGGATGTGTCACAAAGCGTGCAACTTACATCCTCTTATTAAGGATTTTATGGCATGGCAAAATGCATCCCATGGTGCTTGAGGCTTATAACCTGATGCAAGTTTCGGGCTTCGAACCTAATACATTTGCTCGTAATATCCTCATGGATGTTCTATTTAAAATTGGCCAACCCAATCTCGCATTGAGGGTTTTTCACCACACGCAAGCCCCAAACTTCTTCACCTTTAACTATGCACTTTGTCATCTATCCAAGTTAAATGATATTACTCACACCGGTTATGTGTTTCGACTCCTGTTGAGGATGGGCTATTATCCCAGCATTCCCATGTTTGAGATGCTTCTCAATTGTTTCTCTAGGATGAGTGGATTACTTCAGGTGTATCAAGTGCTGGGTCTCATGATTTCTTTAGGGTTTGAACTGTCTGTTAACATTTGGACGATTCTCATCCATACATATTGTAAAGTGGGGAGACTTGATGTTGCTCGCAATCTGCTCTTGAAAATGGCTGGAAGTGGTTGTTCCCCTAATGTTGTGACATATACAATCTTGTTCAAGGCATTTATGCAATCTGGCATGGTCACTGAAGCGATAGATTTGTTAAAGATCATGTTATCTACTGACCAAAATCCGGATTTAATTCTTTGTAATGTATTAATTGATTGCCTTTCAAAGGTTGGAAGGTATCAGGATGCAGTTGAAGTTTTTGCCGGTTTGTCAAAACAAAATCTAAAACCTGATTCTTATACCTTTACTTCATTGTTGTCTGCAATTTGTCTTTCGGGAAAGTTTTATCTATTACCCAAGTTTAATCTACTACCCAAACTAGTCTGTGGATATGTAGATACTGATTTAGTGCTATGTAATGCACTTTTATGCTCTTTTGTTAAGGCTGGACTTCCCTCTCATGCAGTTGAACTCTATAATAATATGGTTGATAAAGGTTTTACACCAGATAACTATACTTTTGCTGGATTACTGACTGGACTTTGTGCTTCGAGAAGAATTGAAGAAGCAGTTAATGTTTACCGTGGTCTTGCCATGAGTTACCCTGATGTTGATGCTCACATCCATACTGTGATAATAGGAGGGCTTGTCAAGGTTCGTAAATATAACATGGCTGCTGATGTTTTTAGATTTGCAGTATTGAAAAAATATCCACTTGACGGTGTAGCATTCGGAGTTGGCATATATGCACTACTTAGATGTGGAAGAATTCAAGAGGCCCGTGCAATGTATGACCAGATGAAGGTGAATGGTCTTAGACCTGATGGTCATACATTTAATCTGATGATTTATGTATTTTGCAGAGAAAAAAATCTTCAAATGATGAAAGTAATGCTACAAGAGATGATTGATTTTAGGGTAGAATTGAGTTACAGGAATTTATTAAACATATCTAAACTTCCATGTGGATCAGAGACATACTTTTCTACTTTGAACTTGTTGTCTAAGATGAGAGGTTTAGGATTATTATCTGCAAAGGTGTTGCACTCATCAATCTTAGATGCACAAACTGAAGgtgaagaagcaaaagaaaaagttTATACCAAATCTGAATCGGAACAGAACGTACTTTCATATTCATCCAGTTCTGAAGACCTATCAGACATTGCTGCAGTTTGTTGA
- the LOC112740999 gene encoding putative pentatricopeptide repeat-containing protein At1g16830 isoform X2, whose translation MLCIPQWPVLQRLTNHYKTLQVILFQLETIGCVTKRATYILLLRILWHGKMHPMVLEAYNLMQVSGFEPNTFARNILMDVLFKIGQPNLALRVFHHTQAPNFFTFNYALCHLSKLNDITHTGYVFRLLLRMGYYPSIPMFEMLLNCFSRMSGLLQVYQVLGLMISLGFELSVNIWTILIHTYCKVGRLDVARNLLLKMAGSGCSPNVVTYTILFKAFMQSGMVTEAIDLLKIMLSTDQNPDLILCNVLIDCLSKVGRYQDAVEVFAGLSKQNLKPDSYTFTSLLSAICLSGKFYLLPKFNLLPKLVCGYVDTDLVLCNALLCSFVKAGLPSHAVELYNNMVDKGFTPDNYTFAGLLTGLCASRRIEEAVNVYRGLAMSYPDVDAHIHTVIIGGLVKVRKYNMAADVFRFAVLKKYPLDGVAFGVGIYALLRCGRIQEARAMYDQMKVNGLRPDGHTFNLMIYVFCREKNLQMMKVMLQEMIDFRVELSYRNLLNISKLPCGSETYFSTLNLLSKMRGLGLLSAKVLHSSILDAQTEGEEAKEKVYTKSESEQNVLSYSSSSEDLSDIAAVC comes from the exons ATGTTGTGCATTCCACAGTGGCCAG TGCTTCAACGTCTCACCAACCATTACAAAACCCTCCAAGTTATTCTTTTTCAGTTGGAGACTATAGGATGTGTCACAAAGCGTGCAACTTACATCCTCTTATTAAGGATTTTATGGCATGGCAAAATGCATCCCATGGTGCTTGAGGCTTATAACCTGATGCAAGTTTCGGGCTTCGAACCTAATACATTTGCTCGTAATATCCTCATGGATGTTCTATTTAAAATTGGCCAACCCAATCTCGCATTGAGGGTTTTTCACCACACGCAAGCCCCAAACTTCTTCACCTTTAACTATGCACTTTGTCATCTATCCAAGTTAAATGATATTACTCACACCGGTTATGTGTTTCGACTCCTGTTGAGGATGGGCTATTATCCCAGCATTCCCATGTTTGAGATGCTTCTCAATTGTTTCTCTAGGATGAGTGGATTACTTCAGGTGTATCAAGTGCTGGGTCTCATGATTTCTTTAGGGTTTGAACTGTCTGTTAACATTTGGACGATTCTCATCCATACATATTGTAAAGTGGGGAGACTTGATGTTGCTCGCAATCTGCTCTTGAAAATGGCTGGAAGTGGTTGTTCCCCTAATGTTGTGACATATACAATCTTGTTCAAGGCATTTATGCAATCTGGCATGGTCACTGAAGCGATAGATTTGTTAAAGATCATGTTATCTACTGACCAAAATCCGGATTTAATTCTTTGTAATGTATTAATTGATTGCCTTTCAAAGGTTGGAAGGTATCAGGATGCAGTTGAAGTTTTTGCCGGTTTGTCAAAACAAAATCTAAAACCTGATTCTTATACCTTTACTTCATTGTTGTCTGCAATTTGTCTTTCGGGAAAGTTTTATCTATTACCCAAGTTTAATCTACTACCCAAACTAGTCTGTGGATATGTAGATACTGATTTAGTGCTATGTAATGCACTTTTATGCTCTTTTGTTAAGGCTGGACTTCCCTCTCATGCAGTTGAACTCTATAATAATATGGTTGATAAAGGTTTTACACCAGATAACTATACTTTTGCTGGATTACTGACTGGACTTTGTGCTTCGAGAAGAATTGAAGAAGCAGTTAATGTTTACCGTGGTCTTGCCATGAGTTACCCTGATGTTGATGCTCACATCCATACTGTGATAATAGGAGGGCTTGTCAAGGTTCGTAAATATAACATGGCTGCTGATGTTTTTAGATTTGCAGTATTGAAAAAATATCCACTTGACGGTGTAGCATTCGGAGTTGGCATATATGCACTACTTAGATGTGGAAGAATTCAAGAGGCCCGTGCAATGTATGACCAGATGAAGGTGAATGGTCTTAGACCTGATGGTCATACATTTAATCTGATGATTTATGTATTTTGCAGAGAAAAAAATCTTCAAATGATGAAAGTAATGCTACAAGAGATGATTGATTTTAGGGTAGAATTGAGTTACAGGAATTTATTAAACATATCTAAACTTCCATGTGGATCAGAGACATACTTTTCTACTTTGAACTTGTTGTCTAAGATGAGAGGTTTAGGATTATTATCTGCAAAGGTGTTGCACTCATCAATCTTAGATGCACAAACTGAAGgtgaagaagcaaaagaaaaagttTATACCAAATCTGAATCGGAACAGAACGTACTTTCATATTCATCCAGTTCTGAAGACCTATCAGACATTGCTGCAGTTTGTTGA